A stretch of Henckelia pumila isolate YLH828 chromosome 4, ASM3356847v2, whole genome shotgun sequence DNA encodes these proteins:
- the LOC140864324 gene encoding 7-deoxyloganetic acid glucosyl transferase-like isoform X1 — protein sequence MAQPPHVLLFPLPLQGPVNSMLKLAELLCLADLHVTFLVTDYIHARLQRHSSFRSRFDHYPNFQINTVSDGLPEDHPRGDRFIELFDSLRRETQPLFKEMLISSESESRRRVSCIVADGILGFTFDVGNELGIPVFYVRTISACCLWVFFCLPKLIQAGEIPFNGDDMDELIKSVPGMERFLRRRDLPSFCRSGNVTDPNIRLYRTECDELPRAHGLILNTFEELEGPILSEIRSLCPNIYTIGPLHTHLKAKLAARGSLQPTFSNSLWEEDRTCVAWLDAQPSKSVIYVSFGSLVNVTNEQYMEFWHGLVSSGQRFLWVIRPDSILNKDSGSRIPDDLSKGTKERGYIVDWAPQEEVLAHPSVGGFLTHSGWNSTLESVFEGVPMICWPYFVDQQVNSRFVGNVWDLGLDMKDTCDRNVVEKMVRDLMEVRKGEFLQRADEMAKSAKRCLVEGGSSYISFERLIKDIGNP from the exons ATGGCCCAACCGCCGCACGTACTCCTCTTCCCTCTTCCCCTCCAAGGCCCCGTAAACTCCATGCTCAAGCTCGCCGAGCTTCTCTGTCTCGCAGATCTCCACGTAACCTTCCTTGTCACAGACTACATCCACGCCCGTCTCCAGCGCCACTCCAGCTTCCGGTCCCGTTTCGACCACTACCCGAATTTCCAAATCAACACCGTCTCCGATGGGCTGCCGGAGGATCACCCCCGTGGGGACAGATTCATCGAGCTGTTCGATTCCTTGCGCCGCGAGACCCAGCCTTTGTTCAAGGAGATGCTGATCAGCTCTGAGTCGGAGTCCCGCCGGAGAGTGTCGTGTATTGTCGCCGATGGGATTCTGGGATTCACGTTCGATGTGGGGAACGAGCTTGGGATCCCTGTTTTCTACGTGAGGACCATCAGTGCTTGCTGTCTTTGGGTGTTCTTCTGTCTCCCCAAGCTTATTCAAGCTGGAGAGATTCCCTTCAATG GAGATGATATGGATGAGCTGATAAAGAGTGTACCAGGCATGGAAAGATTTCTCCGGCGTCGTGATCTGCCGAGTTTTTGCCGATCGGGCAATGTAACTGACCCGAATATCCGATTGTATAGAACGGAATGTGATGAACTACCACGAGCCCATGGACTTATACTAAACACGTTTGAAGAACTAGAAGGGCCGATTCTTTCTGAGATTCGGAGTTTGTGTCCGAATATTTACACCATTGGACCACTACACACCCATCTGAAAGCGAAACTAGCGGCTCGAGGATCGTTGCAGCCGACGTTTTCGAATAGTTTGTGGGAAGAGGACCGGACCTGCGTAGCATGGCTCGATGCACAACCGTCGAAATCAGTGATTTATGTGAGCTTTGGAAGTCTTGTGAATGTGACAAACGAGCAATATATGGAGTTCTGGCATGGTTTGGTAAGTAGTGGTCAGAGATTTCTCTGGGTCATACGGCCCGACTCGATCCTTAACAAGGACTCAGGGAGTCGAATTCCAGACGACCTATCCAAAGGCACGAAAGAGAGGGGGTATATAGTCGACTGGGCGCCTCAAGAAGAAGTTTTAGCCCATCCATCTGTTGGCGGATTCTTGACTCACAGCGGATGGAACTCGACTTTAGAGAGCGTATTTGAAGGCGTGCCGATGATCTGCTGGCCTTATTTTGTCGATCAACAGGTCAACAGCCGGTTCGTTGGGAACGTGTGGGATCTTGGATTGGATATGAAAGACACTTGTGACAGaaatgttgtagagaaaatggtcAGGGATCTTATGGAGGTGAGAAAGGGGGAGTTCTTGCAAAGGGCTGATGAGATGGCGAAATCGGCTAAACGATGCTTGGTCGAGGGTGGATCGTCGTATATTAGTTTCGAGCGTCTGATAAAAGATATAGGAAATCCATAA
- the LOC140864324 gene encoding 7-deoxyloganetic acid glucosyl transferase-like isoform X2: MAQPPHVLLFPLPLQGPVNSMLKLAELLCLADLHVTFLVTDYIHARLQRHSSFRSRFDHYPNFQINTVSDGLPEDHPRGDRFIELFDSLRRETQPLFKEMLISSESESRRRVSCIVADGILGFTFDVGNELGIPVFYVRTISACCLWVFFCLPKLIQAGEIPFNDDMDELIKSVPGMERFLRRRDLPSFCRSGNVTDPNIRLYRTECDELPRAHGLILNTFEELEGPILSEIRSLCPNIYTIGPLHTHLKAKLAARGSLQPTFSNSLWEEDRTCVAWLDAQPSKSVIYVSFGSLVNVTNEQYMEFWHGLVSSGQRFLWVIRPDSILNKDSGSRIPDDLSKGTKERGYIVDWAPQEEVLAHPSVGGFLTHSGWNSTLESVFEGVPMICWPYFVDQQVNSRFVGNVWDLGLDMKDTCDRNVVEKMVRDLMEVRKGEFLQRADEMAKSAKRCLVEGGSSYISFERLIKDIGNP, from the exons ATGGCCCAACCGCCGCACGTACTCCTCTTCCCTCTTCCCCTCCAAGGCCCCGTAAACTCCATGCTCAAGCTCGCCGAGCTTCTCTGTCTCGCAGATCTCCACGTAACCTTCCTTGTCACAGACTACATCCACGCCCGTCTCCAGCGCCACTCCAGCTTCCGGTCCCGTTTCGACCACTACCCGAATTTCCAAATCAACACCGTCTCCGATGGGCTGCCGGAGGATCACCCCCGTGGGGACAGATTCATCGAGCTGTTCGATTCCTTGCGCCGCGAGACCCAGCCTTTGTTCAAGGAGATGCTGATCAGCTCTGAGTCGGAGTCCCGCCGGAGAGTGTCGTGTATTGTCGCCGATGGGATTCTGGGATTCACGTTCGATGTGGGGAACGAGCTTGGGATCCCTGTTTTCTACGTGAGGACCATCAGTGCTTGCTGTCTTTGGGTGTTCTTCTGTCTCCCCAAGCTTATTCAAGCTGGAGAGATTCCCTTCAATG ATGATATGGATGAGCTGATAAAGAGTGTACCAGGCATGGAAAGATTTCTCCGGCGTCGTGATCTGCCGAGTTTTTGCCGATCGGGCAATGTAACTGACCCGAATATCCGATTGTATAGAACGGAATGTGATGAACTACCACGAGCCCATGGACTTATACTAAACACGTTTGAAGAACTAGAAGGGCCGATTCTTTCTGAGATTCGGAGTTTGTGTCCGAATATTTACACCATTGGACCACTACACACCCATCTGAAAGCGAAACTAGCGGCTCGAGGATCGTTGCAGCCGACGTTTTCGAATAGTTTGTGGGAAGAGGACCGGACCTGCGTAGCATGGCTCGATGCACAACCGTCGAAATCAGTGATTTATGTGAGCTTTGGAAGTCTTGTGAATGTGACAAACGAGCAATATATGGAGTTCTGGCATGGTTTGGTAAGTAGTGGTCAGAGATTTCTCTGGGTCATACGGCCCGACTCGATCCTTAACAAGGACTCAGGGAGTCGAATTCCAGACGACCTATCCAAAGGCACGAAAGAGAGGGGGTATATAGTCGACTGGGCGCCTCAAGAAGAAGTTTTAGCCCATCCATCTGTTGGCGGATTCTTGACTCACAGCGGATGGAACTCGACTTTAGAGAGCGTATTTGAAGGCGTGCCGATGATCTGCTGGCCTTATTTTGTCGATCAACAGGTCAACAGCCGGTTCGTTGGGAACGTGTGGGATCTTGGATTGGATATGAAAGACACTTGTGACAGaaatgttgtagagaaaatggtcAGGGATCTTATGGAGGTGAGAAAGGGGGAGTTCTTGCAAAGGGCTGATGAGATGGCGAAATCGGCTAAACGATGCTTGGTCGAGGGTGGATCGTCGTATATTAGTTTCGAGCGTCTGATAAAAGATATAGGAAATCCATAA